In one window of Spartinivicinus marinus DNA:
- a CDS encoding OprD family outer membrane porin, producing the protein MNKRLWAAVFFSPLFASTTSIATPFIDDSAANLHLRNYYFNRDFRHNQGGQSYREEWAQTAMVNYESGYWANLIGIDASIYNTLKLDSGRGTTNSGLLVVTDDGDAESYSALGIALLKAKYAQTEVKWGRQLTTSPLFYYGDSRAQPQAFKGLNIKSTDINNLTISGGRFTQTKLKASSNFENLPNTEYGFEGRADEFYYLGFDYNFDNGPSLSFHSSLYEDIWKQFYFNYNHSFTLTDTINLNLDLVHYRTVNDGKPTDRNYTDRDNKASSISLQLSKGGASIKTAYQTITGDYLYDYVLDSDSIFLANSLQLYDFNYEDERSWQLRFDYDFSDVGVPGLHFMIRYVKGDNIDLDSKLSDAALGISGISSRGEEWERDIEAKYTFQEGSLKGMNFRLRLASLRTNYDDSDRDEIRLIVNHIFDLL; encoded by the coding sequence ATGAACAAGCGATTATGGGCTGCAGTGTTTTTCAGCCCTCTATTTGCCAGCACTACTTCAATAGCCACACCTTTTATCGATGACTCAGCAGCAAACCTGCACTTACGCAACTATTACTTTAACCGCGACTTCAGACACAACCAAGGCGGGCAGAGTTATCGAGAAGAGTGGGCACAAACAGCCATGGTGAATTATGAGTCGGGTTACTGGGCCAACCTTATTGGAATAGATGCCTCCATCTACAACACCCTTAAACTGGATAGCGGTAGAGGGACAACCAACTCGGGCTTATTAGTAGTCACAGATGATGGTGATGCAGAAAGTTATTCAGCACTAGGGATTGCATTATTAAAAGCCAAATATGCACAAACAGAAGTAAAGTGGGGGCGCCAACTCACCACCTCTCCTCTTTTCTATTATGGAGACTCCAGAGCCCAGCCCCAAGCATTTAAAGGGTTAAATATTAAATCAACTGACATCAACAACCTCACCATCAGTGGCGGGCGATTTACCCAAACCAAATTGAAAGCAAGCTCAAATTTTGAAAACCTCCCTAATACCGAGTATGGATTTGAAGGTAGAGCTGACGAATTTTATTACTTAGGCTTCGATTATAATTTTGATAACGGACCAAGTTTAAGTTTTCATTCTTCCTTGTATGAAGATATTTGGAAACAGTTTTACTTCAATTACAACCACAGCTTTACATTAACCGATACTATCAATCTTAACCTGGACTTAGTGCATTACCGTACAGTCAATGATGGTAAGCCCACCGATAGAAATTATACTGATAGGGATAACAAAGCCAGCAGCATCAGTTTACAACTGAGCAAAGGAGGAGCCAGTATTAAAACCGCTTATCAAACCATCACTGGCGACTACTTATATGACTATGTTTTAGACTCTGACTCAATATTTCTAGCAAATTCTTTACAGCTTTATGATTTTAATTATGAAGATGAAAGAAGTTGGCAGCTACGTTTTGACTATGATTTTAGCGATGTAGGAGTACCCGGCTTACATTTTATGATTCGTTATGTGAAAGGTGACAATATTGATTTAGATTCCAAGTTATCTGATGCAGCACTTGGTATTAGTGGCATTTCAAGCCGTGGAGAAGAATGGGAGCGAGACATTGAAGCAAAATATACCTTTCAGGAAGGCTCTTTAAAAGGCATGAACTTTAGGCTTAGGCTAGCCTCATTACGTACTAACTATGATGATAGCGATCGAGATGAAATT
- a CDS encoding OprD family outer membrane porin produces MKTFKFSTLAAAVVAASAASISAAQAEGFIEDSTGKLSIRNYYFNENGKNGDLKDRREWVQGFRFDFVSGYLFDTIGFDYSAGAAFKLDNPADNTKYNEKYSATNLPVDSEGNDVNNIAGTTQAYVKAKFGGENLNVNGKYGLMQQGTETFGTSGSRVLPSSIFGTYAEGNVYGVKLYGARFTETSPRHQSYFSKDLENGSGEEIDQLDIIGAGYELNNGLGFVVEHGKSDDYIKKRFAKVYYTVDLGNDMSLDLDARYGKAEENGDKFDKFSGANAYKNDDYESRYYNATATLNVGGASFGVGYNQTKDGDWHSGYFDQDHGTFNSSLSLYSNDFANEGEKAWVVNASYDFANAGVPGLTAGVSYGYGDGIERANDSDDKEREFAQEVTYKFQDGPLKDLSVQWQHWNYSGHQTDEDSHRIKLIYDIALF; encoded by the coding sequence ATGAAAACATTTAAATTTTCCACACTGGCTGCTGCAGTTGTTGCTGCATCTGCCGCTTCAATCAGCGCTGCCCAAGCTGAAGGCTTTATCGAAGACAGTACGGGTAAGCTAAGCATTCGCAACTATTACTTTAATGAAAATGGTAAGAATGGCGACTTAAAAGATCGCCGAGAATGGGTTCAAGGCTTCCGCTTTGATTTTGTTTCAGGCTATTTATTCGACACTATTGGCTTTGACTATTCAGCTGGCGCTGCGTTTAAGCTCGATAACCCTGCAGACAATACCAAATACAACGAAAAGTATAGTGCTACAAACCTTCCTGTTGACTCAGAAGGCAACGATGTAAATAACATTGCCGGCACTACTCAAGCTTACGTTAAAGCTAAGTTTGGTGGTGAAAACCTGAATGTAAATGGTAAATATGGCTTAATGCAGCAAGGCACCGAAACCTTTGGTACTTCAGGCTCACGTGTATTACCAAGCTCGATTTTTGGTACCTATGCAGAAGGTAATGTTTATGGCGTAAAGCTTTATGGCGCACGCTTTACTGAAACCAGCCCCCGCCATCAGAGCTATTTCTCGAAAGACTTAGAAAATGGGTCTGGTGAAGAAATAGATCAGCTAGACATTATTGGTGCAGGCTATGAGTTGAATAATGGCCTAGGCTTTGTTGTTGAGCACGGTAAGTCTGACGATTATATTAAAAAGAGGTTTGCAAAAGTATATTATACTGTAGACCTAGGCAACGATATGAGTCTAGATTTAGATGCTCGCTATGGAAAAGCCGAAGAAAACGGGGACAAGTTTGACAAGTTTTCAGGGGCAAACGCATATAAAAACGATGACTATGAAAGCCGCTACTATAATGCAACTGCCACTTTAAATGTTGGTGGGGCGTCTTTTGGTGTTGGCTACAACCAAACTAAGGACGGTGACTGGCACTCAGGCTACTTCGACCAAGATCATGGAACATTTAACTCATCTCTATCACTTTACAGCAATGACTTTGCTAATGAAGGTGAAAAAGCCTGGGTTGTCAATGCATCATATGACTTCGCCAACGCAGGAGTTCCAGGCTTAACTGCTGGTGTGTCATACGGATATGGTGATGGTATTGAAAGAGCAAACGATAGTGATGACAAAGAGCGTGAGTTTGCTCAAGAGGTCACTTATAAATTCCAAGATGGCCCTCTGAAAGACTTATCTGTACAGTGGCAACATTGGAACTATAGCGGTCACCAAACTGACGAAGACTCTCACCGTATCAAGCTAATCTACGATATCGCTTTATTCTAA
- a CDS encoding OprD family outer membrane porin, protein MKTLKLSVLAAAIVAATTSYTTPVQAESFIDDSSLQLHLRNVYFNRDGRTSQNRFDNREWGQGVMLNYSSGYFADIIGFDMSYFGGVKLDDPGTNFTNFSQRDSEQDGIDSISKIARAFVKAKVGDDNMNLNGIYGRVDMGTNLLMTSGSRLLPSSFKGGMIEANLYGAKFYVNRVTEISERDGSSFDDFGNDVDYVNTFGGSYELDNGLGFALDYGSSDSFLEQTFAKIYYTIDLGNDTKLYLEANKQWSEEDGSNHPTHNMADEYDSSYTNYNAQLSGGPITVSLSHSRIGGDDFQYSWDGDKDYGPISAWTSRNWSDFNFEDEKTWQVAFSYDFSDLGIPGLSLDTAYTYGYDIDDRGNTRRDSEWERGSNIKYSFQDTMLKGLSVRWNNWTYRGNTLAGDTNGNRIYIDYKIDLL, encoded by the coding sequence ATGAAAACACTTAAACTTTCTGTATTAGCCGCTGCGATAGTTGCTGCAACCACCTCATATACAACACCTGTTCAAGCCGAGAGCTTTATTGACGATAGCTCTTTGCAGTTACACCTCAGGAATGTTTATTTTAACCGCGATGGTCGAACCAGCCAGAATCGATTTGATAACCGGGAGTGGGGCCAAGGCGTTATGCTCAATTATTCCTCTGGTTATTTTGCCGATATTATCGGGTTTGATATGTCTTATTTTGGCGGCGTCAAGCTTGATGACCCCGGCACAAACTTTACCAATTTTTCTCAACGGGATTCAGAACAAGATGGTATAGACAGCATCAGTAAAATTGCCCGCGCTTTTGTTAAAGCCAAAGTAGGCGATGACAATATGAACCTGAATGGTATTTACGGGCGAGTAGATATGGGAACCAACTTATTAATGACCTCTGGTTCTCGTTTACTACCCAGTTCCTTTAAGGGTGGCATGATTGAGGCAAATCTATATGGAGCAAAATTTTATGTCAATCGAGTAACAGAAATCTCTGAACGGGATGGTTCAAGCTTCGATGATTTTGGCAATGATGTAGACTATGTAAATACCTTCGGCGGCAGTTATGAGTTAGATAATGGGTTAGGATTTGCACTAGACTATGGCAGCTCCGATAGCTTTCTTGAGCAAACTTTTGCAAAGATATACTACACAATCGACCTAGGAAATGACACCAAGCTTTATCTAGAAGCCAATAAACAATGGTCTGAAGAGGATGGCAGCAATCACCCTACTCATAACATGGCTGACGAGTATGACTCCAGCTATACAAACTACAATGCTCAGTTATCAGGTGGGCCCATCACTGTTTCTTTATCTCACTCAAGAATAGGCGGTGATGACTTCCAATATAGTTGGGATGGTGATAAAGATTATGGCCCCATCAGTGCCTGGACTTCACGAAACTGGTCTGACTTCAACTTTGAAGATGAAAAAACCTGGCAAGTTGCCTTCTCTTATGACTTTTCAGATCTAGGAATACCAGGGCTGTCACTGGATACCGCGTATACCTATGGTTATGATATTGATGATCGAGGTAATACAAGACGTGACTCCGAATGGGAACGCGGCTCTAATATCAAGTACTCCTTCCAAGACACCATGTTAAAAGGCCTATCAGTTCGTTGGAACAACTGGACCTACAGAGGAAACACTCTAGCCGGCGACACTAACGGTAACCGTATTTATATCGACTACAAAATAGACCTTTTATAG
- a CDS encoding FmdB family zinc ribbon protein, whose protein sequence is MPIYEYLCEQCENTHEAIQKISDDPLITCPQCGEDGLKKLLSAPAFRLKGSGWYETDFKTGAKKNLVDSGESKSKPAAEKKATSTPAATGSN, encoded by the coding sequence ATGCCTATTTATGAGTATCTTTGTGAGCAGTGTGAAAATACCCATGAGGCAATTCAGAAAATTAGTGATGATCCGCTAATCACTTGTCCGCAGTGTGGAGAAGATGGGCTTAAAAAGTTACTTTCAGCCCCTGCTTTTCGGTTAAAAGGCTCTGGCTGGTATGAAACAGACTTTAAGACTGGTGCTAAAAAGAATTTAGTTGATTCAGGTGAAAGCAAAAGCAAGCCTGCAGCTGAAAAAAAAGCAACATCAACTCCAGCAGCAACTGGGAGTAATTAA
- the aspS gene encoding aspartate--tRNA ligase produces the protein MRSHYCGELNTSFIDQEVTLCGWAHRRRDHGGVIFLDLRDRNGIAQVVFDPDTQDAFNLADKVRNEYVIQVTGRVRHRPEGTVNPEMKTGEVEVLGSALEILNTAATPPFQLDEHVQVGEDIRLKYRYLDLRRPEMFEKLQVRAKLTSIIRQYLESNDFMDIETPILTRATPEGARDYLVPSRTHSGEFFALPQSPQLFKQLLMMAGVDRYYQIAKCFRDEDLRADRQPEFTQVDIETSFMDEYAIMGMAEGLVRQVFDDLLGVQLGEFPRMTYREAMQRFGSDKPDLRIPLELVDIDHLVKDAEFKVFKGPANDAKGRVAALRLPNGANLLTRKQIDDYGKFVGIYGAKGLAWIKVNDLSQGVEGLQSPIVKHIESQVMAVMEAVGAENGDIIFFGADRARVVNEALGALRIKLGEDLSLYTSDWAPMWVVDFPMFEDASEGNLTPLHHPFTAPACSVEALKQNPEEALSRAYDMVLNGCELGGGSIRIHQQDMQQVVFTILGIDEAEAEEKFGFLLSALKYGCPPHGGLAFGLDRLVMLLTGANSIREVIAFPKTQSAACLLTDAPGEVDSKQLRELNIRLRKPNAAE, from the coding sequence ATGCGCAGCCATTATTGTGGCGAACTGAACACCTCGTTTATTGACCAAGAAGTAACTTTATGCGGCTGGGCCCATCGCCGTCGTGACCATGGTGGTGTTATCTTTCTTGACTTGCGTGATCGTAATGGAATTGCACAAGTCGTGTTTGATCCAGATACGCAAGACGCCTTTAATTTGGCTGATAAAGTGCGTAATGAGTATGTTATTCAAGTAACTGGCCGGGTCAGGCATCGTCCAGAGGGTACGGTGAATCCTGAGATGAAAACCGGTGAGGTAGAGGTGTTGGGCAGTGCATTAGAAATCCTAAATACTGCAGCCACTCCTCCATTTCAGTTGGATGAGCATGTGCAGGTGGGTGAAGATATTCGTTTGAAGTATCGTTATTTGGATTTACGCCGCCCAGAAATGTTTGAAAAGCTGCAAGTTAGAGCGAAATTGACGTCTATTATCCGACAGTACCTTGAGTCAAACGACTTTATGGATATTGAAACGCCAATTTTAACTCGGGCTACTCCAGAAGGGGCAAGAGACTATCTAGTTCCTAGTCGTACCCATTCAGGCGAGTTTTTTGCGTTACCTCAGTCTCCCCAACTATTTAAGCAATTGCTGATGATGGCAGGGGTGGATCGCTATTATCAAATTGCCAAATGTTTTCGTGATGAAGACTTAAGAGCAGACCGTCAGCCAGAATTTACCCAGGTTGATATTGAAACCTCCTTTATGGATGAATACGCCATTATGGGTATGGCTGAAGGGTTAGTTCGTCAGGTGTTTGATGACTTGTTAGGTGTGCAGTTAGGTGAGTTTCCAAGAATGACTTACCGAGAAGCAATGCAACGCTTTGGTAGTGATAAGCCTGACTTGCGAATTCCTTTAGAATTGGTTGATATTGACCATCTAGTTAAAGATGCTGAGTTTAAAGTATTTAAAGGGCCTGCCAATGATGCCAAAGGGCGGGTAGCGGCACTGCGCTTACCTAATGGGGCTAACTTGCTGACCCGTAAGCAGATTGATGATTACGGTAAATTTGTAGGTATTTATGGGGCTAAAGGACTGGCTTGGATTAAAGTCAATGATCTTAGCCAGGGTGTTGAAGGGTTGCAGTCGCCTATTGTGAAACATATCGAGTCACAAGTCATGGCGGTAATGGAAGCTGTGGGTGCTGAAAACGGTGACATTATTTTCTTTGGTGCAGATAGAGCCAGAGTCGTCAATGAAGCGCTGGGAGCGCTCCGGATTAAGTTAGGTGAAGACTTAAGCCTTTATACAAGCGACTGGGCTCCTATGTGGGTAGTTGACTTTCCAATGTTTGAAGATGCCAGCGAAGGAAATTTAACTCCACTTCATCACCCATTTACTGCGCCGGCCTGCAGTGTAGAGGCACTTAAACAAAACCCTGAAGAAGCGCTATCCAGAGCCTATGATATGGTGCTGAATGGCTGTGAGCTGGGTGGTGGCTCTATTCGTATTCATCAGCAAGATATGCAGCAAGTGGTGTTTACTATTCTGGGCATTGATGAAGCGGAAGCCGAAGAGAAGTTTGGCTTTTTATTATCTGCGCTCAAATATGGTTGCCCTCCTCATGGTGGTTTAGCATTTGGTTTAGATCGTTTGGTGATGTTGTTAACCGGAGCTAACTCAATTCGTGAGGTGATTGCCTTTCCTAAAACCCAGAGTGCGGCCTGCCTGTTAACAGATGCACCAGGTGAGGTGGATAGTAAGCAGCTTCGCGAACTTAATATCAGACTCCGCAAACCCAATGCTGCAGAGTAA
- a CDS encoding YebC/PmpR family DNA-binding transcriptional regulator: MAGHSKWANIKHRKAAQDAKRGKVFTKIIRELVVAAKQGGPLPEDNPRLRATMDKALAANMTRDTIDRAIARGAGTNDADNMEELTYEGYAVGGVAVLVEVMTDNRNRTVAEVRHAFSKHGGNLGTDGSVAYLFSKKGQLSFAPGEDEEKLMDVGLESGAEDVVTNDDDSIDVITDPVDFGQVKDALIEAGLEPANAEVTMIASTMVALDKDQSEKVIKLIDHLEDLDDVQNVYTNADFPADALE; this comes from the coding sequence ATGGCAGGTCATAGTAAGTGGGCCAACATTAAACATCGCAAGGCAGCGCAAGATGCCAAGCGAGGAAAAGTTTTTACTAAAATCATTCGGGAGCTTGTTGTTGCAGCCAAGCAGGGTGGCCCTTTACCTGAAGATAACCCACGGCTGCGGGCAACAATGGATAAAGCTCTGGCAGCCAACATGACCAGAGACACCATTGACCGTGCAATTGCTCGGGGAGCGGGTACCAATGATGCGGACAACATGGAAGAGCTGACCTATGAAGGGTATGCAGTTGGTGGTGTAGCAGTGTTAGTTGAAGTAATGACAGACAACCGCAATAGAACGGTTGCTGAAGTACGTCATGCATTTAGTAAGCATGGTGGCAATTTGGGTACTGATGGTTCAGTAGCGTATCTGTTTTCTAAAAAAGGCCAGTTAAGTTTTGCTCCGGGTGAGGATGAAGAAAAATTAATGGATGTGGGTCTTGAGTCAGGAGCAGAAGATGTAGTGACTAATGATGACGACTCTATTGATGTTATTACAGATCCAGTAGATTTTGGTCAGGTTAAAGATGCTTTAATAGAGGCTGGTTTGGAACCAGCTAATGCAGAAGTGACCATGATTGCTTCAACTATGGTGGCTCTTGATAAAGATCAGTCAGAAAAGGTAATCAAGTTGATAGATCACTTGGAAGACCTGGATGATGTACAAAATGTTTATACTAATGCGGACTTTCCAGCTGACGCATTAGAGTAG
- the ruvC gene encoding crossover junction endodeoxyribonuclease RuvC produces the protein MSLILGIDPGSRVTGYGIINQLGNRCEYVTSGCIRTSVDSLPDRLAQIFQGISTIIEQFSPQQVGVEQVFMARNADSALKLGQARGAAIVAAVNHGLPVSEYSARQIKQSVVGKGNAEKSQVQHMVQQLLHLNRCPPSDAADALAVALCHAHTQQSLIKIAGARSVRRRRIR, from the coding sequence ATGAGTCTTATCCTTGGTATTGACCCAGGCTCAAGAGTGACTGGGTATGGCATCATTAATCAACTTGGAAACCGCTGTGAGTATGTAACCAGTGGTTGTATTCGCACCAGTGTTGACTCTCTTCCTGACCGGCTGGCCCAGATTTTTCAGGGTATTTCCACTATTATTGAGCAGTTTTCACCGCAACAGGTGGGGGTGGAGCAAGTATTTATGGCGCGTAATGCCGATTCCGCATTAAAACTGGGGCAGGCAAGAGGCGCTGCGATTGTGGCTGCGGTTAATCATGGGCTGCCTGTTTCAGAGTATTCGGCTCGGCAAATAAAACAGTCAGTGGTTGGTAAAGGCAATGCTGAAAAAAGTCAGGTGCAGCATATGGTACAGCAACTGTTGCACTTGAATCGATGCCCACCCAGTGATGCTGCTGATGCGCTGGCCGTAGCCTTGTGCCATGCCCATACCCAGCAGAGCCTAATAAAAATTGCCGGAGCCAGAAGCGTTCGCCGGCGTAGAATTCGCTAG
- the ruvA gene encoding Holliday junction branch migration protein RuvA — protein sequence MIGRIKGVLLEKQPPHLLIDVQGVAYEVDAPMTTFYQLPETGQTVVLYTHFVVREDAQQLYGFAAKQERELFRVLIKVNGVGPKLALTILSGMSSDSFVRTVQDNDVASLVKLPGVGKKTAERLLVEMRDKLTSWLPIDADLTVNITQQITSPESHLDDAISALVALGYKPQQATKAIKALPDQQLPSEELIRQALKAMV from the coding sequence ATGATTGGTCGAATTAAAGGGGTTTTATTAGAAAAACAACCACCTCATCTACTAATTGATGTACAGGGAGTCGCTTATGAGGTGGATGCGCCCATGACCACTTTTTACCAATTGCCTGAAACAGGGCAAACTGTCGTGCTATACACTCACTTTGTGGTAAGAGAAGATGCTCAACAGTTATATGGGTTTGCTGCCAAGCAAGAACGAGAGTTATTTCGGGTGCTTATTAAAGTCAATGGAGTAGGCCCAAAACTAGCATTAACTATTTTGTCGGGTATGAGCTCTGATAGTTTTGTACGAACGGTTCAGGATAATGATGTGGCTAGCCTAGTGAAGTTGCCAGGGGTTGGGAAAAAAACTGCTGAGCGGTTATTAGTAGAAATGCGTGATAAGTTAACCAGTTGGCTACCCATTGATGCAGATTTAACTGTCAATATTACCCAGCAAATTACTAGTCCCGAAAGTCACTTAGACGATGCAATCAGTGCATTAGTCGCGCTAGGCTATAAACCACAGCAGGCAACCAAAGCGATAAAAGCGCTACCTGACCAGCAATTACCCAGTGAAGAGTTGATTCGCCAGGCGTTAAAAGCGATGGTGTAG
- the ruvB gene encoding Holliday junction branch migration DNA helicase RuvB, whose amino-acid sequence MIEADRLIAASATPIEESQDRAIRPKSLADYIGQASVREQMTIFIEAAKRRNEALDHTLIFGPPGLGKTTLANILAYEMGGQIKTTSGPVLEKAGDLAAMLTNLEAGDVLFVDEIHRLSPVVEEVLYPAMEDYQLDIMIGEGPAARSIKLDLPPFTLVGATTRAGLLTSPLRDRFGIVQRLEFYSVEHLSTIVQRSANILGVSLDEAGAVEIAKRSRGTPRIANRLLRRVRDFAEVKGSGVINQTIADQALSMLDVDHQGFDQMDRRLLLAMIEKFSGGPVGVDSLAAAISEERDTIEDVLEPYLIQQGFIMRTPRGRVVTERAYLHFGLSVPES is encoded by the coding sequence ATGATTGAAGCTGATCGCTTAATTGCGGCATCTGCAACGCCCATAGAGGAAAGTCAAGACCGAGCAATTCGGCCAAAGAGTTTGGCTGACTATATTGGTCAGGCTTCTGTGCGTGAGCAAATGACTATTTTTATCGAGGCGGCGAAGCGACGTAACGAAGCCTTGGATCATACCCTAATATTTGGTCCTCCTGGTTTAGGTAAAACCACACTGGCTAATATTTTGGCATATGAAATGGGTGGCCAAATTAAAACCACCTCAGGACCTGTGTTAGAAAAAGCCGGCGATTTGGCTGCAATGTTAACTAACTTGGAAGCAGGTGATGTACTGTTTGTTGATGAAATTCACCGCTTAAGCCCAGTGGTCGAGGAGGTTTTATACCCCGCGATGGAAGACTATCAGTTGGATATTATGATTGGTGAGGGACCTGCTGCACGCTCAATTAAGCTGGATCTGCCGCCTTTTACCTTAGTGGGAGCAACTACCCGGGCTGGGCTACTAACTTCTCCATTGAGAGATCGTTTTGGTATTGTTCAGCGGCTGGAATTTTACTCAGTGGAGCATTTATCTACGATTGTTCAGCGTTCAGCAAATATACTGGGGGTTTCTTTAGATGAGGCGGGGGCTGTAGAAATTGCTAAACGTTCTAGAGGAACACCTCGAATAGCTAACCGGTTATTAAGGCGAGTCAGAGATTTTGCCGAAGTAAAGGGCTCGGGAGTTATTAACCAGACAATCGCTGACCAGGCACTCAGTATGCTAGACGTGGATCATCAAGGGTTTGATCAAATGGATAGGCGGCTACTGTTGGCTATGATTGAGAAGTTTTCAGGTGGTCCTGTTGGTGTCGATAGCTTGGCTGCAGCTATCAGCGAAGAGCGTGATACCATTGAAGATGTATTAGAGCCTTATTTAATTCAGCAAGGTTTTATTATGCGAACACCCAGAGGCCGGGTTGTTACTGAGCGGGCCTATCTCCACTTTGGTTTATCTGTGCCTGAGTCTTGA
- the ybgC gene encoding tol-pal system-associated acyl-CoA thioesterase has product MDNFAIRCRVYFEDTDAGGIVYYVNYLKYMERARTDLLRSLGIEQHSLLEQNVMFVVHSSSINYRSPARLDDELKVTATVKKLTKVAIIFIQQVVNCRTNVLCCEAEVKVACVSSNNMRPTMIPTSLQQKIQLL; this is encoded by the coding sequence GTGGATAACTTTGCGATTCGCTGCCGCGTATATTTTGAAGACACCGATGCAGGTGGAATTGTTTATTATGTAAACTATTTGAAGTATATGGAACGAGCAAGAACGGATTTATTGCGTAGCTTGGGGATTGAGCAGCATTCGCTTCTCGAACAAAATGTGATGTTTGTTGTCCATAGTTCATCAATAAACTACCGTAGCCCAGCCAGGCTGGATGATGAATTAAAAGTGACAGCAACAGTTAAGAAGTTGACAAAAGTAGCTATTATTTTTATACAACAAGTGGTTAATTGTCGGACAAATGTTTTGTGTTGTGAGGCTGAAGTAAAAGTGGCTTGTGTGTCGTCTAATAATATGAGACCAACAATGATTCCAACCAGTTTGCAACAAAAAATACAATTACTCTAG
- the tolQ gene encoding protein TolQ: MSIWSLIAGASWIVQLVMLILLLASIVSWVMILQRGFLLSNTKRSAIAFEDRFWSGMDLSKLFRQVTSEPDPDNGMEHLFRAGFKEFTRLRQDSNADPDAVMEGTQRAMRVALAREQERLEQNLPFLATVGSISPYIGLFGTVIGIMNSFRGLANQTQATLATVAPGISEALVATAMGLLAAIPAVVAYNKYSAKVDQLLNSYDTFSDEFSSILHRKVHTRIKQG; the protein is encoded by the coding sequence ATGTCAATTTGGTCCTTAATTGCCGGTGCTAGCTGGATTGTACAGCTGGTGATGCTGATATTACTGTTGGCATCGATTGTGTCATGGGTAATGATTTTGCAGCGCGGTTTTTTATTATCTAATACCAAGCGGAGTGCTATTGCATTTGAAGATCGGTTCTGGTCGGGGATGGATTTAAGTAAATTATTCCGCCAAGTCACCAGTGAGCCTGACCCTGATAATGGTATGGAGCATTTATTTCGAGCGGGTTTTAAAGAGTTTACCCGGTTAAGACAAGACTCCAATGCAGACCCAGATGCGGTGATGGAAGGGACTCAACGAGCAATGCGAGTAGCCTTGGCGAGAGAACAAGAACGTTTAGAGCAAAATTTACCCTTTCTTGCTACGGTAGGCTCCATCAGTCCTTATATCGGTCTATTTGGTACGGTTATTGGTATTATGAACTCATTCCGAGGGCTTGCTAATCAAACTCAAGCAACCTTAGCGACGGTTGCTCCTGGTATTTCAGAAGCATTGGTTGCAACAGCCATGGGGCTATTAGCTGCGATTCCTGCTGTAGTGGCTTACAACAAATACTCTGCAAAGGTTGATCAATTATTAAATAGTTACGATACCTTTTCTGATGAGTTTTCCAGTATTTTACACCGTAAGGTGCATACACGAATTAAGCAGGGATAA
- the tolR gene encoding protein TolR produces MATKRIRRKPMSEINVVPYIDVMLVLLIVFMVAAPMLTQGVNVDLPNTDAKPLDVKEDEEAIIVSVKPDGTYYINIGKDQEQAVSLEKIQEQVSKIMKVKPNRLVLIKGDQQVDYGTVVQAMAALQAAGVPNVGLITDPQEQTG; encoded by the coding sequence ATGGCTACTAAACGTATTCGGCGTAAGCCAATGTCAGAAATCAACGTGGTGCCATACATTGATGTGATGTTGGTGCTGTTGATTGTGTTTATGGTAGCCGCTCCGATGTTAACCCAAGGGGTTAATGTTGATTTACCAAATACTGATGCAAAGCCGCTTGATGTTAAAGAAGATGAAGAGGCCATTATTGTTTCAGTAAAACCTGATGGCACGTATTACATCAATATTGGTAAGGATCAAGAGCAAGCTGTTTCCCTGGAAAAAATACAGGAACAGGTTTCTAAAATAATGAAGGTTAAACCTAACCGCTTAGTGTTAATCAAGGGGGATCAACAGGTTGACTATGGCACCGTTGTTCAGGCAATGGCTGCCTTGCAAGCAGCAGGTGTACCCAATGTTGGCTTGATTACCGATCCACAGGAACAAACAGGTTAA